A region of Syngnathoides biaculeatus isolate LvHL_M chromosome 20, ASM1980259v1, whole genome shotgun sequence DNA encodes the following proteins:
- the LOC133493618 gene encoding uncharacterized protein LOC133493618 isoform X3, with protein MEMTRSFPGKGRGKRRFTQTNLVSAKKKKPLDINFYLLPRLYEKTPTEEEQFIHMKAGLGRKTAHIDKSTTHEELCERLKVLFPKLGTITGGWLLYKSAGGWGRRKLTLIGPEDDGYTGTMLKVASRGVKNLFIVPIQEQLCTDPLQLTDEAFAKMPKAMCHKCRIDIPLHFLTEHIKSCGETELTSDKNVASVDLCDPAEKISMQACPVCGDRFRSEDIEAHASACGERSTGLHSIEEVSENMPGPSTSYSSDSDDWYTISNVSKAISCWAQHFLQIHAAENPLLLKMDLRESCAENDMALISFYKRPNVQWAYPLNCRLEGDVAVGQGVTRFFFSTILEKLKSGFSINFGNSPMTRLFEGEPGHLVPSASHFLVESDMFLVAGRMIGHSFLHGGPRLSGLSPALVHVLLGGSPETATVTLEDCPDLDIRETINLLEGESRLSDSQKEKVQSLAYSWDLPCPTDNNRKWLLEKLLFHAVLGRVTRQIKQLRRGLKETPVWALVTRRPDAVSLLFPKEEAALCPEVVLQNITWPETDDGSDEDDNCSSETKSHISGYLRQFITNSTPPELKDLMKFWTGWETLPARLSVEIVQSKYPTAATCCETLRIPSHYKDYKSFKDDFVVCISSCQTGFGLL; from the exons GTCATTTCCTGgaaaaggaagaggaaaaagaagatttACTCAAACAAACCTTGTAtctgcaaagaagaagaagccactagatataaatttttatttactgCCGAGACTCTATGAAAAGACACCTACAGAAGAAGAGCAGTTCATCCACATGAAAGCGGGATTGGGCCGAAAAACTGCTCATATAGATAAGAGCACAACACATGAGGAG TTGTGCGAGAGGCTCAAAGTTTTATTTCCAAAGCTTGGAACAATTACAGGGGGTTGGCTGCTTTATAAATCAGCAG GTGGATGGGGAAGACGCAAATTGACCTTGATTGGCCCTGAAGATGATGGTTATACAGGCACAATGTTGAAGGTTGCGAGCCGTGGTGTGAAAAACCTATTCATAGTTCCAATTCAAGAACAACTGTGCACGGATCCTCTTCAGCTGACTGACGAGGCATTTGCTAAAATGCCAAAGGCCATGTGTCACAAATGCAGAATAGATATCCCCTTGCATTTTTTGACTGAACACATAAAGTCTTGCGGTGAGACAGAGCTCACCTCTGACAAAAATGTGGCTTCTGTCGATCTTTGTGACCCTGCAGAGAAAATAT CAATGCAAGCGTGTCCTGTGTGTGGAGATAGGTTTCGCAGTGAGGATATTGAAGCGCACGCTTCAGCTTGCGGAGAAAG AAGTACAGGACTTCATTCCATAGAAGAAGTGAGTGAAAATATGCCTGGGCCATCTACATCATATTCATCAGACagtgatg actgGTATACCATCAGCAATGTATCAAAGGCTATATCTTGCTGGGCACAACATTTCCTCCAAATACATGCAGCGGAGAACCCTTTACTGCTGAAGATGGACTTAAGGGAAAGCTGTGCTGAAAACGACATGGCTCTGATTTCATTCTATAAGCGTCCAAATGTGCAATGGGCATACCCCCTTAATTGCAGACTTGAAG GAGATGTTGCTGTGGGACAGGGGGTaacccgcttttttttttctaccatacTGGAAAAGTTGAAGTCGGGTTTTTCTATAAACTTTG GAAACTCCCCTATGACACGACTTTTCGAAGGAGAACCTGGCCATTTGGTCCCATCAGCCTCTCACTTTCTTGTTGAAAGTGACATGTTCTTAGTGGCTGGTAGAATGATTGGCCATTCTTTCCTTCATGGAGGACCTCGCCTGTCAGGACTCAGCCCTGCTCTTGTTCATGTTCTACTGGGTGGCAGTCCTGAAACAGCAACTGTCACCCTGGAGGACTGCCCAGACCTAGACATCAGAGAAACAATCAATCTT CTCGAAGGAGAATCCAGGCTCTCTGattctcaaaaagaaaaagtgcagaGCTTGGCATATTCATGGGACCTTCCTTGCCCCACAGACAACAATAGGAAGTGGCTTCTGGAAAAGCTGTTGTTTCATGCA GTTCTTGGACGTGTCACAAGACAAATAAAGCAGCTTAGGCGAGGCTTGAAAGAAACCCCAGTATGGGCACTGGTGACGCGGCGGCCAGATGCTGTATCCCTACTCTTTCCAAAAGAGGAAGCAGCCCTGTGTCCAGAG GTGGTACTTCAGAATATCACTTGGCCAGAAACAGATGATGGAAGTGACGAAGACGACAACTGCTCAAGTGAAACCAAATCCCACATTTCAGGATATCTTAGACAGTTCATTACAAACT CCACACCACCTGAGCTAAAAGATCTCATGAAATTCTGGACTGGATGGGAGACTTTACCAGCACGTCTGTCTGTGGAGATTGTGCAAAGCAAGTATCCCACAGCTGCCACTTGCTGTGAAACATTGCGAATCCCAAGCCACTACAAGGACTACAAGTCTTTCAAAGATGATTTTGTAGTCTGTATTTCCTCTTGCCAAACTGGCTTTGGTTTGCTCTGA